A DNA window from bacterium contains the following coding sequences:
- a CDS encoding helix-turn-helix domain-containing protein, whose protein sequence is MKTKPAKREEGDKLLDEAVEVFIQGAGKVSSALLGMINRVGGQIYALLFLSEEPLSLDEIGERLGVSKSNISINIRMLEEYSLVRKVWVKGSRKDYYAAERTYPKKVISDFLTKIMGTLTDAITTIERTRAKVTEAKVSLPKENRARAEFLLGQVELIGLFYYAANKFFEDFFSGKPINVELLQRLILNPENLQRGRSKNS, encoded by the coding sequence ATGAAGACGAAGCCGGCGAAGAGAGAAGAAGGCGACAAGCTCCTTGACGAGGCGGTCGAGGTGTTCATCCAGGGCGCCGGCAAGGTTTCGAGCGCGCTGCTGGGTATGATAAACCGCGTCGGCGGCCAGATCTACGCGCTGCTCTTCCTCTCCGAGGAGCCTCTCTCGTTGGACGAGATAGGCGAGAGGCTGGGCGTCTCGAAGAGCAACATCTCCATCAACATACGCATGCTTGAAGAGTACAGCCTGGTGCGGAAGGTGTGGGTGAAGGGCTCGCGCAAGGATTACTACGCTGCCGAGCGCACTTATCCCAAAAAGGTGATCTCCGATTTCCTCACGAAGATCATGGGCACGCTGACCGACGCGATCACCACCATCGAGCGCACGCGCGCAAAAGTGACGGAGGCGAAGGTCTCGCTGCCGAAGGAGAACAGGGCGCGCGCGGAGTTCCTGCTCGGTCAGGTGGAGCTGATAGGGCTCTTCTACTACGCTGCCAACAAGTTCTTCGAGGACTTCTTCTCCGGCAAGCCGATCAACGTGGAGCTGCTGCAGAGGCTGATCTTAAATCCGGAGAACCTCCAGAGGGGCAGAAGCAAAAATTCCTGA
- a CDS encoding CDP-alcohol phosphatidyltransferase family protein, with translation MKTIADINPIWITLGPLLAINVILLVSYLVFQFWGRKRLTRTFEGTKNDPSKFLSSGTRMWWFWTTDPIVRLFVKLKMGPNTITAIGFLISCMAAYLFASGWLGYAGWMMIFGATFDMFDGRVARMTGRTSRSGAYFDAVMDRFGEGACYMGLAYFFRSSFMLPVTIAAMIGSQMVSYTRARGEGIGIDCKIGMMQRPERIVSLGVAAAFDPIMTMALHRWWAQPAPVLMIAALCFIAGMTIFTAVQRMIYIMNALDSQDRKGKESIPQLITKLSTPKGREELWEKYGAKRDEGSAALTSTRGGDEDEAGEERRRRQAP, from the coding sequence ATGAAGACCATTGCAGACATAAATCCGATCTGGATCACCCTGGGTCCCTTGCTCGCCATCAACGTGATCCTGCTCGTCTCCTACCTCGTGTTTCAGTTTTGGGGACGAAAGAGGCTCACCCGCACGTTCGAGGGGACGAAGAACGATCCATCGAAGTTTCTCTCCAGCGGTACGAGGATGTGGTGGTTCTGGACCACGGACCCGATCGTGCGCCTGTTCGTGAAACTCAAGATGGGACCTAACACAATAACCGCGATCGGTTTCCTGATCTCCTGCATGGCCGCTTATCTCTTCGCGTCCGGATGGCTCGGGTACGCTGGCTGGATGATGATATTCGGCGCGACGTTCGACATGTTCGACGGAAGGGTGGCGCGCATGACCGGGCGCACTTCCCGCTCCGGAGCGTACTTCGACGCGGTGATGGATCGCTTCGGCGAGGGCGCGTGCTACATGGGGCTCGCCTACTTCTTCAGGAGCTCGTTCATGCTGCCGGTGACGATTGCGGCGATGATCGGCTCGCAGATGGTTAGCTACACCAGGGCGCGCGGCGAGGGCATAGGCATAGACTGTAAGATCGGCATGATGCAGAGGCCCGAGCGGATCGTCTCTCTGGGCGTGGCCGCGGCCTTCGACCCGATCATGACCATGGCCCTGCACAGGTGGTGGGCGCAGCCCGCTCCGGTGCTCATGATCGCGGCGCTCTGCTTCATAGCGGGCATGACGATCTTCACGGCCGTGCAGCGCATGATTTACATCATGAATGCGCTGGACAGCCAGGACCGGAAGGGAAAGGAATCCATTCCGCAGCTGATCACGAAGCTCTCCACGCCTAAAGGGCGCGAGGAGTTGTGGGAGAAGTATGGGGCGAAGCGCGATGAGGGCAGCGCGGCGTTGACGTCGACACGAGGTGGGGATGAAGACGAAGCCGGCGAAGAGAGAAGAAGGCGACAAGCTCCTTGA
- a CDS encoding outer membrane beta-barrel protein: MKKLFTIALALGLFAFIATSASAQEKYVAGGFEMAGHVMAGGGYQHNNNKAVTYFTTDGDIGYFAGPMGKYLGQVPGASTDHFSFFVDEVELDIMKSFGENVRLRADLDFARAASGGAFTMAAFTLEQAYATANIPVGNGIEFLLGRFNTPIGFEAVDVIDNDTISKSVISTGLRSSNTTGMKIYYAFSDLVDFHFYVVNTLTQDSDVKINDVPSFGLRLGFNWGEEGSESTFGISGQFGPETRVSNKHFTYLGDLDLSWWITEAFNLGLEGIFRRDNAFGGSNTEYMGGLLNLKYVFSDVWDGTLRFAYAKQFDPSNLAVATFWTNLTGAEQSIYQINLAVNYAIADGAKLRVEPRFDIVNPAGGGNTEYVFGGALAFGYEF, encoded by the coding sequence GGCGGCTTTGAGATGGCCGGTCACGTGATGGCCGGCGGCGGCTATCAGCACAACAACAACAAGGCAGTGACCTACTTCACCACGGATGGTGATATCGGTTACTTCGCCGGCCCGATGGGCAAGTACCTGGGTCAGGTCCCGGGTGCCAGCACTGACCACTTCTCGTTCTTCGTTGACGAGGTGGAGTTGGACATCATGAAGAGCTTCGGCGAGAACGTAAGGCTGCGCGCTGATCTAGACTTTGCGCGTGCGGCATCCGGCGGCGCCTTCACGATGGCTGCGTTCACGCTCGAACAGGCTTATGCCACGGCCAATATTCCGGTCGGCAACGGCATCGAGTTCCTGCTCGGTCGTTTCAACACCCCGATCGGCTTCGAGGCTGTCGATGTCATCGACAACGACACGATCTCCAAGTCGGTGATCTCCACCGGCCTTCGTTCTTCGAACACGACCGGTATGAAGATCTATTACGCGTTCAGCGACCTGGTTGACTTCCATTTCTACGTGGTCAACACGCTGACGCAGGACAGCGACGTCAAGATCAACGACGTCCCGTCCTTCGGTCTCCGCCTGGGCTTCAACTGGGGCGAAGAGGGTTCAGAGAGCACGTTCGGCATCAGCGGTCAGTTCGGTCCGGAAACGCGCGTCAGCAACAAGCACTTCACGTACCTGGGCGACCTGGATCTGAGCTGGTGGATCACCGAGGCGTTCAACCTGGGCCTCGAAGGTATCTTCCGTCGCGACAACGCGTTCGGCGGCAGCAACACCGAGTATATGGGCGGCTTGCTCAACCTGAAGTACGTGTTCAGCGATGTGTGGGATGGAACGCTCCGCTTTGCATACGCGAAGCAGTTTGATCCGTCCAACCTCGCAGTCGCGACCTTCTGGACGAACCTGACGGGCGCTGAGCAGTCGATCTATCAGATCAACCTCGCGGTCAATTACGCGATCGCCGACGGCGCGAAGCTGCGCGTCGAGCCGAGGTTTGATATCGTCAATCCGGCGGGCGGCGGCAACACCGAGTACGTATTCGGCGGCGCGCTGGCCTTCGGCTATGAGTTCTAA
- a CDS encoding radical SAM protein: MSNKPKHRFWRGKILPKLALTVVPLPKNTFCSIDVTNKCNLRCRHCYYFSYDQEKGPELSVEEWLSRIEKMQSGKAAFFSCTWVGGEPLLRRELIEKGRRFFRANRVVTNGTMPLPDWPEVEFHISIDGTREQHDGIRGQGCYDRIMKNIRDPRCKDLNIAAACCLSRSNAESIDRILAELREIPHIRHVLFDFMTPVKGVEEKMWITFPERRELIKKLNSLRKTYGDFIGGPPGTFDLMLEENRHSCVGSNCVFVQNGAAFDAWGNVKKPCVIGPGADCDRCGCIVPFSLRAWKKPSNLLREILSDIIKNK, from the coding sequence ATGTCGAATAAACCCAAACACAGGTTCTGGCGCGGGAAAATCCTGCCAAAGCTCGCTCTCACAGTAGTTCCGCTTCCGAAGAACACCTTCTGCTCCATAGACGTCACTAACAAGTGCAACCTGCGTTGCCGCCACTGTTATTACTTCTCATACGATCAGGAGAAAGGGCCGGAGCTCTCCGTGGAGGAATGGCTCTCGCGCATAGAGAAGATGCAGTCCGGAAAGGCAGCCTTCTTCTCATGCACGTGGGTGGGTGGCGAACCCCTGCTTCGCCGCGAGCTGATAGAGAAAGGCCGCAGATTCTTCAGGGCAAACCGCGTGGTCACAAACGGCACGATGCCGCTCCCGGACTGGCCTGAGGTCGAATTCCACATCTCGATCGACGGCACGCGCGAGCAGCACGACGGGATCCGGGGCCAGGGATGCTACGACAGGATAATGAAGAACATACGCGACCCGCGCTGCAAGGATCTCAACATCGCGGCCGCCTGCTGCCTGAGCAGAAGCAACGCTGAATCCATAGATCGAATACTCGCGGAGCTTAGGGAGATTCCGCACATACGCCACGTGCTCTTCGACTTCATGACGCCGGTCAAGGGCGTTGAAGAGAAGATGTGGATCACCTTCCCGGAGAGACGCGAGCTGATCAAGAAGCTCAATTCTCTAAGGAAGACCTATGGCGATTTCATCGGCGGTCCTCCTGGCACTTTCGATCTCATGTTGGAGGAGAACCGGCACAGCTGCGTGGGCTCGAACTGCGTCTTTGTGCAAAACGGCGCCGCGTTCGACGCATGGGGCAACGTGAAGAAGCCGTGCGTGATCGGCCCAGGGGCCGACTGCGACCGCTGCGGCTGCATCGTCCCGTTTTCGCTCCGCGCCTGGAAAAAACCCTCGAATCTCCTTCGTGAAATCCTTAGCGACATAATAAAGAACAAATAA